A region from the Lolium perenne isolate Kyuss_39 chromosome 4, Kyuss_2.0, whole genome shotgun sequence genome encodes:
- the LOC127291918 gene encoding DNA-directed RNA polymerase I subunit 1, producing MDLEATSVELDSILFGFYTEDEVKRLSVRKLTKPERLDAKGCPVPGGLLDPAMGPLNANDTCKTCAQPPGNCPGHFGHIELAKPLFNPLLFDTLRDLLRSTCFTCRRFRLSSQLVFRYARELELLAKGDVAQAKNLQDSAVLKEEEEDDETAEVTSPSDQEGRTWTSLQLTEALAVFSKLMKKRVNKCANCGAKSPPIKCQIYGWLKIQDKNGSSVRRKAITDYKLEGDGHSHNTSENAVSGLSDDTVKGSRNQTRHISHDRINEVPLLTTEVESILRDLWEKEPRFCMLLCDFQQNLSVSEKRRGYEMFFLKSLLVPPNRFRPSTVSSLGIMEHPQNVMLGKVQEANLALQHANAQPNHLDILTRWRDLQTSVNLFYDSSKGLVKSGNDGQGIRQLLDKKTGILRQKMMGKRVNHSCRTVISPDPFLAVNEIGIPPAAALKMTYPEKVTHWNTKKLQEAINNGGEIHPGATHVKVNNHMYKLSVDPPKRRAVAKQLPASRGSVSHPGKDPKREFESKVVYRHIQDGDIVLVNRQPTLHKPSMMAHVVRVLPGEKTIRMHYANCSTYNADFDGDEMNVHFPQDEISRAEAINIVDANKQYIGPRSGEAVRGLIQDHIVGAVLLTKPDTFLSREEYSQLVYGSCVSSSCSPCQSGKRVSVMNDDDTLELLPPAIFKPKHLWTGKQVITTILNHLTNGHPPFTVKKEGKIPVKYLLPKKRHDEERETRDPELVKKEKEEQEVLVRKQEDEQELYVLDNELIKGMIDKKQFGNYGIVHTVQELYGADTAGRLLSIFSRLFTLFLQFHGFTCGVDDLLLSQDEDQLREKILLESEQRSDDVHWEFAGHGYPVRVKSLDSGLTVEMVEEEFTKIGAIKPGGVQVRNKKFVVEFESRQSFEAIKAKPPSVIAGKKITIKQKLKRDPADLQMDVEKVVRRMGESGNVTLDKMMLSALNKLTSEVNQSMFPYGLQKPFPKNCLTLMTATGAKGSDVNMTQISSLLGSQDLEGARVPRMVSGKALPCFRPWDTSSRAGGYVSDRFLTGLRPQEYYFHCMAGRNGLIDTAVKTSRSGYLQRCLVKSLESLFVSYDHTVRNVDGSIIQFCYGEDGVDVHKSNFLNKFEELAANRKAVLDRFGSYSGDSLLLQSNYITNLPKTLTDNAKKFVSSQKKEKLRKEEERKLQKEEEGKLSKKEKLQREKFLRLMRKPGRYDIEIEELTKLLNVKYRASLIEPGEAVGVILAQSLGEPSTQMTLNTFHLAGRGDMNVTLGMPRIQEILMKASANISTPYMECPLHENITKGDAERLAAKLRGVRLADVVAGTEVCTVHFHNSNGHVSNLYKLQLKLHSPEDYPDQSELTADECQTALRTVFIDAMEYAIEKHLNLLHKVSGIQETRVQDTDSSLPEGPEEPESRSIDREELVASDGDDENEDDMGADAEKWKQQQNDELEYDDSGNTDVMDSDPEEETKYKPDNEDDPAESGGESEVEDEGHMSDSGNKSGKLEDGPAAGKLKKEKSETVENLEQKQEQTTQKRSKKVKRAVHVESTDLKFEVHYLLHKEPTILLAQIAQKTLKSLFVSGSHNRNIGGCKAVWVEKEGDPSPKMLALRTAGVDFEVFWALQDILKIQDVKSNDIHAILKTYGVEAARATIIHEVNAVFQPFGIDVNKRHLSLVADFMTSGGSYRPMSILGMAQFCTSPFGKMSFEQATRFISEAAFYGEVDTLDGPSASVSLGKPAKMGTGCFGLLQNMCFVEPPKM from the exons ATG GACCTGGAGGCGACGTCGGTGGAGCTGGACTCCATCCTCTTCGGCTTCTACACCGAGGACGAGGTCAAGCGGCTCAGCGTCAGGAAGCTCACCAAGCCCGAACGCCTCGACGCCAAGGGCTGCCCCGTGCCCGGCGGCCTGCTCGACCCCGCCATGGGCCCCCTCAACGCCAACGACAC CTGCAAGACCTGCGCCCAGCCCCCCGGCAACTGCCCGGGCCATTTCGGCCACATCGAGCTCGCCAAGCCGCTCTTCAACCCGCTGCTCTTCGACACGCTCCGGGACCTCCTCCGCTCGACCTGCTTCACCTGCCGCAGGTTCCGCCTCAGCAGCCAGCTG GTTTTCAGGTACGCGCGGGAGCTCGAGCTGCTGGCCAAGGGCGACGTCGCCCAGGCCAAAAACTTGCAAGATTCAGCCGTtttgaaggaggaggaggaagacgatgaaacGGCCGAGGTCACTTCTCCCTCTGACCAAGAGGGTAGAACCTGGACATCCCTCCAACTGACAGAGGCCCTCGCTGTTTTCTCCAAGCTGATGAAGAAGCGAGTCAACAAGTGCGCAAACTGCGGCGCAAAGTCTCCACCCATCAAATGCCAGATATATGGCTGGCTTAAGATTCAG GATAAAAATGGTTCTTCTGTAAGAAGAAAAGCGATTACTGATTATAAACTCGAAGGAGATGGTCATAGTCACAACACAAGTGAAAATGCTGTTTCTGGTCTTTCGGATGATACTGTTAAGGGatcaaggaatcaaacaagacacATTTCTCATGATAGAATTAACGAAGTTCCTCTCTTGACTACAGAG GTTGAATCTATTCTGAGAGACTTGTGGGAGAAGGAACCCAGGTTCTGCATGTTACTATGCGACTTTCAGCAGAATTTAAGTGTATCAGAAAAGAGGAGGGGCTATGAGATGTTTTTCTTAAAGAGTCTGCTTGTTCCGCCAAACAGATTCCGTCCCTCGACTGTTTCTAGCCTTGGA attatgGAACACCCACAAAATGTAATGCTAGGTAAAGTGCAAGAGGCTAATCTCGCGCTACAGCATGCCAATGCCCAGCCGAATCACCTGGACATTCTTACAAGATGGAGGGATCTGCAAACAAGTGTAAATTTATTTTACGATAGTAGTAAAGGCCTTG TAAAAAGCGGGAATGATGGTCAGGGCATACGACAGTTGCTGGATAAGAAAACCGGGATTCTTCGACAGAAGATGATGGGGAAGAGAGTTAATCATTCCTGCCGGACTGTTATATCTCCTGATCCATTTTTGGCTGTTAACGAAATTGGTATTCCTCCTGCTGCTGCGTTAAAGATGACTTATCCTGAG AAAGTGACGCACTGGAACACCAAAAAGCTACAAGAAGCTATAAATAATGGTGGTGAAATTCATCCTGGTGCGACGCATGTCAAGGTTAACAATCACATGTATAAACTATCGGTTGATCCCCCAAAACGTAGGGCCGTTGCTAAGCAGTTGCCTGCTTCTAGAGGATCAGTTTCTCATCCAGGGAAGGACCCTAAACGTGAATTTGAAAGCAAAGTTGTATATCGACATATTCAAGATGGTGACATTGTACTGGTCAACAGACAG CCTACTCTTCACAAGCCCAGCATGATGGCCCATGTTGTCCGTGTCTTGCCTGGAGAGAAGACAATTCGAATGCACTATGCCAATTGCAG CACATACAATGCTGATTTTGATGGAGATGAAATGAATGTGCACTTCCCACAAGATGAAATATCTCGCGCTGAGGCCATCAACATTGTTGATGCAAATAAGCAGTACATTGGTCCAAGGAGTGGGGAGGCTGTCAGAGGTCTCATTCAG GACCACATTGTTGGTGCTGTTCTTCTGACAAAGCCAGACACGTTCTTAAGCCGTGAGGAATATAGTCAGCTTGTCTATGGGTCTTGTGTGTCCTCATCTTGTAGCCCTTGTCAATCTGGTAAAAGGGTATCTGTTATGAATGATGATGACACATTGGAACTTCTCCCTCCAGCTATTTTTAAGCCAAAGCATCTGTGGACGGGAAAACAG GTCATAACAACCATCTTGAACCATTTAACAAATGGTCACCCACCATTCACTGTGAAGAAGGAAGGGAAAATTCCAGTAAAATATTTATTACCTAAAAAACGCCATGATGAAGAACGAGAAACTAGGGATCCTGAACTtgttaaaaaagaaaaagaagaacaaGAAGTACTTGTTAGAAAACAAGAAGATGAACAAGAACTATATGTTCTTGATAATGAGCTTATAAAGGGCATGATAGATAAGAAGCAGTTCGGAAATTACGGGATAGTTCATACAGTTCAGGAGCTCTATGGCGCAGATACAGCTGGAAGATTGCTCTCAATATTCAGCCGCTTGTTTACATTGTTCTTGCAG TTTCATGGATTTACATGTGGAGTAGATGATCTGTTACTATCCCAAGACGAAGATCAGCTGAGGGAGAAAATTCTCTTGGAAAGCGAGCAACGCAGTGATGATGTCCACTGGGAATTTGCAG GGCATGGCTATCCGGTTCGTGTTAAAAGTTTGGATTCCGGTTTAACTGTTGAAATGGTTGAGGAAGAGTTTACGAAAATTGGTGCAATCAAACCAGGTGGCGTCCAAGTTAGGAACAAGAAG TTTGTTGTTGAATTTGAATCCCGGCAATCATTCGAAGCAATTAAG GCAAAACCTCCAAGTGTTATTGCTGGGAAAAAGATAACCATTAAGCAGAAACTAAAACGAG ATCCAGCGGACTTGCAAATGGATGTCGAAAAGGTTGTACGCAGGATGGGAGAATCTGGGAATGTCACATTGGATAAAATGATGCTAAGTGCTCTAAATAAGTTAACATCTGAGGTCAATCAAAGCATGTTTCCCTATGGTCTACAGAAGCCTTTCCCTAAAAATTGTCTCACTCTTATGACTGCAACTGGTGCGAAAGGTTCAGAT GTTAACATGACACAAATCTCGTCATTATTAGGCTCGCAAGATTTAGAAGGTGCGCGCGTTCCACGAATGGTATCTGGGAAGGCATTACCTTGCTTTCGACCATGGGATACTTCTTCTAGAGCTGGTGGTTACGTGAGTGACAGATTTTTAACTGGTCTCCGCCCTCAAGAGTACTATTTCCATTGTATGGCTGGCAGAAATGG GTTGATTGACACAGCAGTCAAAACATCTCGTAGTGGATATCTTCAACGTTGTCTTGTCAAAAGTCTTGAATCATTGTTTGTTTCATACGATCATACTGTCCGTAATGTTGATGGATCAATCATACAATTCTGCTATGGAGAAGATGGAGTTGATGTCCATAAAAGTAACTTCCTCAATAAGTTTGAAGAACTTGCTGCT AATAGAAAAGCTGTCCTTGACAGGTTTGGCAGCTACAGTGGCGATAGCCTGTTATTACAGTCCAATTACATCACTAACCTGCCCAAAACACTCACGGACAATGCAAAGAAGTTTGTCAGTTCACAAAAGAAGGAGAAGTTACGAAAGGAAGAGGAGAGAAAGTTACAAAAGGAGGAGGAGGGGAAGTTATCTAAGAAGGAGAAGTTACAAAGAGAGAAGTTTCTCAGGTTAATGAGGAAGCCGGGCCGTTATGACATCGAAATTGAGGAACTAACGAAATTACTGAATGTAAAGTACCGGGCTAGTCTTATAGAACCTGGTGAAGCTGTTGGTGTGATCCTTGCCCAGTCCTTAGGAGAACCTTCAACACAGATGAC GCTCAACACTTTTCATCTTGCTGGAAGAGGTGACATGAATGTCACACTTGGGATGCCTCGTATACAAGAAATTCTAATGAAAGCATCCGCTAACATTTCTACGCCCTATATGGAGTGCCCTCTGCATGAGAATATCACTAA GGGTGATGCTGAGCGGCTGGCTGCAAAGTTGAGGGGTGTTAGGTTGGCTGATGTTGTGGCTGGAACTGAAGTATGCACAGTTCATTTTCACAACAGTAACGGGCATGTTTCGAATCTCTATAAGTTACAGCTAAAACTACACTCACCAGAGGATTACCCTGATCAGTCAGAACTTACAGCAGACGAGTGTCAAACTGCCTTGAGAACAGTGTTTATTGATGCAATGGAATATGCAATCGAAAAACACCTAAATTTGCTACACAAAGTTAGTGGAATCCAGGAAACTAGGGTACAGGACACTGACAGCTCACTACCAGAGGGTCCTGAAGAACCTGAAAGCAGATCTATTGACAGGGAAGAGCTTGTTGCAAGTGATGGCGATGATGAAAATGAGGATGACATGGGAGCCGATGCAGAAAAGTGGAAACAACAACAGAATGATGAGTTGGAGTATGATGATTCTGGAAACACAGATGTTATGGACAGTGACCCTGAAGAAGAGACAAAATACAAACCTGATAATGAGGATGATCCAGCTGAGTCAGGCGGAGAATCAGAAGTGGAAGACGAAGGACATATGTCAGATTCGGGTAACAAGTCAGGGAAATTAGAAGATGGTCCTGCAGCTGGTAAACTCAAGAAGGAAAAAAGTGAAACCGTGGAAAATTTGGAGCAGAAGCAGGAACAAACAACCCAGAAACGCAGCAAGAAGGTGAAGCGAGCTGTTCATGTTGAAAGCACAGATTTGAAGTTTGAGGTTCACTATCTATTGCACAAGGAACCAACTATTTTACTAGCCCAG ATAGCCCAGAAGACATTGAAGTCCCTATTTGTCAGTGGATCCCATAACAGAAACATTGGTGGATGCAAAGCTGTTTGGGTAGAAAAGGAAGGCGATCCATCTCCAAAAATGCTAGCACTGCGAACTGCAGGAGTGGACTTTGAGGTATTCTGGGCTCTGCAGGACATCCTGAAAATCCAAGATGTTAAATCTAACGACATACATGCTATCCTGAAGACATATGGGGTGGAGGCCGCAAGGGCGACTATCATCCATGAAGTGAATGCTGTGTTTCAACCCTTCGGTATAGATGTGAACAAGAGGCACCTGAGCCTGGTTGCTGACTTCATGACCTCAGGAGGCTCCTACCGGCCGATGAGCATCCTAGGGATGGCCCAGTTCTGCACGTCGCCATTCGGCAAGATGAGCTTCGAGCAGGCCACGAGGTTCATCTCGGAAGCTGCCTTCTACGGAGAGGTGGACACCCTCGATGGCCCCTCAGCGAGCGTGTCCCTGGGGAAGCCGGCCAAGATGGGAACCGGCTGCTTTGGCTTGCTGCAGAACATGTGCTTTGTTGAGCCCCCTAAGATGTGA